A region of the Arenibacter antarcticus genome:
TAACGAACCCCCTCCACTAACCGTGACCTCCAAGCTGACACCAGATGGAAAACAGGCCATATTGACCCTAGAGGGCAGCAATGAATATCAGATTGAACTAAATGGTATTCTTACTACATCCACCTCTCCAAATGTAATGCTAGACCTGAAAAAAGGCGTAAATCACCTAAAAGTTTATACCAATATACCATGTCAGGGTGTTTTTGAGGATCAATTTTTACTACTGTATAAACCACAGGCATCTCCCAACCCTTTTAAGGAAGAGGTAAACATAAGTCTGGAGCAGATTACTGAATCCGTAGATGTGGAGACGTATACTTTCACCGGACAATATATTGGAAGAAAAACATACCAGCCCAATAAAGACGGGTTTACGATAGATTTCTCAGGACTACCATCCGGAATCTATATATTAAAAGTTAAGGGAGCCACTGTAAACAGCACCATAAGAGTAATAAAAAAGTAAACCGATGAGATCTTTAGCAATAACAATGTGTTTTCTAGCCTTAATAGCCTGCGGTGGAAAGGATTCTACTAAAGCACCCATTGCTGCACAATTGGCATTTCCACAAAAAAATTCTGAATGTACCACCGGCCAAGATGTGAACGGCTCCAACACCTCTATTGTCGAATTTAGCTGGATAGCATCGGACCATACGGAATCCTATGATTTAAGGGCCACCAATTTAAATACGAATACCACCCAAACGGTAAACTCCAGTAGTACTTCTGCCAAATTGCCAATAGAAAAGGGAAGCCCTTATTCTTGGCTTGTAGTATCCAAGAACAGCAACGTACGGGAAACTGCAAGAAGCGAGACCTGGCTATTTTACAATTCAGGATCAACCACTACCTACGCCCCCTTTCCAGCTGCAGTTGTTGCCCCAAAATCGGGCAGCACTATTTCAAAAGACCTTAATAACCAAGTTTTATTGGATTGGGATGGCGCAGATGTGGATAATGATCTGGCCGGCTACAAGGTGTATTTTTCTACGACAAATCCACCCACTACCCTGATTACCACGCTAACTTCCGGCAAATCGAACCTACAAGTAAGCGTAAGTTCCGATACGGTCTATTATTGGCGTATTGTTTCTTTTGATTTAGAAGGGAATAGCGCAACCAACGCCGTTTCAGAATTTAAGGTGCGTTAAAAATACCTGTTCTTAGGTACCGTTAAACTGATTCATGGTTCTATTAACCCCGGACAAGACAAAAGATCGCACCAACTCTGTTGTCTTTAAATACCGAGTTTTCAATTGTTCCTTTTCTTCTTCACTCCATTCTCCCAGCACATAATCTATCTGTCTTCCTTGGCCAAAGTCGGCACCAACACCAAATCGCAATCTATTATATTCGGTGGTATTTAAATGAGTTTGGATATCCTTTAACCCATTATGCCCCCCATCACTACCTTTTGTCTTTAACCGAATAGTCCCAAACGCCAAATGAATATCGTCTGTAAGGATCAACACATTGTCTAATGGGATATTTTCTTTTTCCATCCAATACCTCACCGCCTTTCCACTGCGGTTCATATAGGTAGAAGGCTTTAGACAGAGAATACTCCTCCCCTTTACCTTAAAAACCCCAATATCTCCCAATTTCCCGGTTTCAAAGGTGAAATCTTCCTTTGCTGCCAGGGCATCTAAAATTTTAAAACCTATATTATGTCTGGTTTCCGCATATTCGTCGCCAATATTTCCCAGGCCTACTATTAAAAATTTTTTCATGATATCCGTTTCATCCAGTAGCATCCCGTTCACCTTAAAAAGCGACTTTAAATAGTGGAACATGGACCTTAGTTTGGAGTTTATAAAAATACAAAAGCATCTGCTTTCGCAGATGCTTTAATAAAAAATTTAATCAGTACTATTCGTTACCAGCTTCAGCTGCTTCTTCCGCTGCTGCTTCTTCTTCCTCTTCATCAGTAAGAACTGCGTTACGTGCCGCCTTAACCTGTACTACAACAGTAGTTTCTGGATGAAGGATAGTAAAGTCGTCATTTAAAAGAGACTCTACTGCAATATTCCCACCGATTTTCAATTTAGAGATATCGATATCAAAGAAATCAGGCAATTTGGCCGGTAAAGCCTTAATGCTAAGTTTCCTTTTTCTAAACAACAATCTACCACCGTTACGAACACCAGGAGAGCTTCCCAATAATCTTACCGGAATATCCATTGTAAGTTCTTTGTCAGCGAACAACTGATAGAAATCCACGTGAAGGATTTTATCGGTTACTGGGTGAAATTGGATATCCTGCATAACAGCATCAAACTTGTTCCCATCTTCCAAATCAACAACAACGGTATGTGCGTTTGGAGTGTACACTAAATCTCTGAACGACAGTTCATCTGCTGTAAAGTGTAATGGCTTATCCCCTCCGTAAATAACGCAAGGTACCTTTCCAGCATTACGCAAGGCCTTTGTTGCTTTTTTGCCCACGCTTTCTCTTTCTGATCCTTTAATTGTAATTGACTTCATTGTATTTATTAAATATTAATTAATTTTCTATCTCTGGACACCTACATTAAAAATTTTGAACTAATGGAAGTGTTATGATGCACTCTGTGCATTACATCGGCAAACAGTTCTGCACAACTGATAACCTTTATTTTTTTACTTTCTTTTTTCAGGGGAATGGAGTCTGTCACAATAAGTTCGGACAAATGAGAATTTTCTATTTTCTCATAGGCATCTCCCGATAGTAGTGCATGGGTTGTAATGGCCCTTACACTTGCAGCTCCTCTTTCCATCATAAGGTCTGCCGCTTTGGTTAAAGTTCCCGCAGTATCAACCATATCATCTGCTAACACCACATTCTTACCTTTTACGTCACCAATGAGTTCCATATGTGAAATTATGTTAGAACCTGCCCTTTGCTTATAACAGATCACTACGTCACAATTTAAAGCTTTAGAATAAGCATAGGCCCTTTTAGACCCACCCATATCCGGGGAAGCAATAGTAAGATTGGGAAGGTTTAAACTTTCCAAATAGGGTAAAAATAAGGTTGACGCAAATAAATGATCCACAGGCTTTTCAAAGAACCCTTGAATCTGGTCGGCATGTAGATCCATAGTAATGATACGTGTGGCTCCAGCAGCTTCCAGCATTTTTGCGACCAATTTTGCCGCTATAGGCACTCTTGGCTTATCTTTCCTATCCTGTCTTGCCCATCCAAAATAAGGCATTACAGCTGTAATATGCCTAGCTGAAGCGCGTTTAGCAGCATCCAGCATAAGCAACAGTTCCATTAGATTTTCCGAGGTAGGATTGGTGGACCCTATGATAAACACGCGCGTCCCCCTTACTGATTCCTCGAAGGAAGGTTGAAACTCCCCATCGCTATATCTGGAAAAAATTACTTTCCCCAATCCTGTTCCAAAGGACTTAGCTATTTTTTCGGACAGTTCCGCGCTTTGCGTACAGGTAAAAATCTTAGGTTCTGGCACTTGGTATGACATTGTTAACGTCTTGTTTTTTAGATTATTGGGACTCCCAATCATAAGGAAGTGCAAATTTAGAAATTTATTTGAGTTGCTAAAGTATAAATGTTGTTATTTTTTGCTGAACTAAAGAAAATATTTTTTACTTTTGCAGTCGCAATCAAAATGCTCGAGTGGCGGAATTGGTAGACGCGCTGGATTCAAAATCCAGTATTTTCGGATGTGTGGGTTCGATTCCCACCTCGAGTACTTAAAGGCTTTGACAGAAATGTTGAGGCCTTTTTTTTTCCCAGGTACAACATAGGTACAACAATTGAACTGGAATTATTTCAGGATGATTTAATAGGAATAATTTTTTTGAAAAAAGTGAATTATAACCAAGTTGTCCTAGTTTGAGCCCAAGCGACCATTTAATCACCTATCAGCTACAGTGAAATTATTGGAAATTTAGGCAATTCGGAAATAAGATGGGTATGCCGCCTACATTTCGAAATCCAAAAATTTGACAACCATTTTGACCATTAAACTTTTTTTTAGCTGTGGACCGATTTAAAAATCCAGGGAACATGGCTTATTGATCTTTCATTTTGAAAGTTGCCTTTCCACCCTATAAAATGAACTTTTACTTATTTTAGCCTTGATACATGCGATACCAATCGCTACATCCATATGGTCGTAAAGATGCTTGGCATAATGGTATTTTTCGATAGTTTCCTGATTTGATCCAGTAGGCCTACCCAAAAGCTTATTACGTTTACGGGCATTGTTCAAGCCAACTTTTGTTCTCTCACTTATAAGATTACGCTCGAATTCGGCAACAGCAGCAAAAATTTGAAGTAAAAATTTACCGTTTGCTGAATTAGTATTGAATTCGGGTTCGCTAAGACTTTTAAAATGCACTCCAGATTCATTGAACCTGTCGATAAGTTGTACCATGTTTTTTAGGGAACGGAATACCCTATCATTTTTATAGGTCAAGATAGTATCCCCTTTTCTCATATACTTCAGCATTTCATTCAAGCCCTTTCTATCGTCCCGAGTTCCACTTGCTATATCCGAATAGATTATTTCGCATCCGTTATTTTTCAACAGATCTATTTGAGATTCCAATTTTTGTTCCGAGGTGGAAACCCTTGCATATCCTATTACCATATTTAGTGCCGTAAAAGGTTAATTAACGAAACTAATAAAAAAGACCAGAAATGGGACAATACCGTCCAAGATTTTCCGCTCTGTGAAAAGTGTCACGTAAATTGGCCCTTTTTATAGGACAGTTGTAATTCTAAAAATTGATTTAATTTTATTGATATATTTTTATCAGGTCATTAAATGCAAATTACTCCGTCTCCATTTTTATCCAATCACATCAAGCACTATCTTGTTTTGGATATAGAATCTGATATACAGAAAAACTTTAGGCACTTCTCAAATGGTCATAACGGAATTGTTTTCGCAATTAAAAAAACAAATTTCAAGGTTTCAAGTACTAATTCCACATTACCTAATAATTATGTTTTTGGGCAAATTTTAAATAATCAAGATTTTATAATGGAAGGTGCACTATCCATCATTATTGTGTTATTCCAACCTTTTGGTCTCTACAGATTTACTGGGATACCCTCAAATGAACTTAAGGGAAAAATAGTGGATGCAAGTCTAATTTTCGACAATGAAGTATTTGAATTGAACGAAAGGTTACGAAGTGAATGCACCATAAATACTATTGTAGAAAATTTGAATTCATTTTTTTTGAATAGGTTAAATAAGAACGAGGACTCTTTAGCGCCATTCCTTCAAAATACCGTCCAACATGTGCTAATTAAAAAAGGTATGGTGTCAGTAAAGCAACTTAGCCTATACGCTTGCACAAGCGAAAGAAACTTACAAAGAACTTTTGCTGGTCAAATAGGGATTTCTCCAAAAAAATTCATTCAAATTATTAAACTCCATTCCTTCTTGGGGCTTATGGGCAGAAAATCAAGTCCCGACCTTTTAACAAGAATCAGTCTTCAGGCAGGATTCTACGATCAAGCCCATCTAATCAGGGAATTCAAAGAACTTACGGGTCTAACACCATCAGCTTACAGGAACGCTGTACCTCTTGCCGTAAATCTCATTTCACTTTAGTACATATTTTGTCGGGTTTATACAATTTTCGTTTTTGCCTACACGATATTTTTGTGTACAAATTATATTTTAGATGGAGGAAATAAATATTGCTGTTGCACAGTTTCAGCCAAAAGATGGGGACAAAACATATAATCTTTCCGTAATCCGTAAACTTACCGAAAGGGCTAAGGCAAAAGGTGCGGACGTAATTAGTTTTCATGAGATGTCGATTACTGCTTATACCTTTACAAAGGATTTAGGCCTTGAAGATATGATGGGTTTAGCAGAGGAGGTGCCCAATGGAAAGAGCACTCAGGAATTAATCAGTATTTCTCAAGAATTCGATGTTCCGATTTTAGCCGGTCTTGTGGAAAAGGAGAACGGTAAACTTTTCAACACCTATATCTGCGTTACTAAGGACGGGATAGTAACAAAATATAGAAAACTTCATCCTTTCATAAGCAAATATATGTCAGCAGGACAAGAATATTGCGTTTTTGAACTTTTTGGTTGGAAATGCGGAATCCTTATTTGTTACGATAACAATGTAATCGAAAACGTTAGGGCCACCAGTCTTCTAGGTGCGGAACTTATTTTTGCACCTCATGTAACCGGATGCACTCCTTCGGCAATGCCGGGCAGGGGTTATGTAGAGGATAGATTCTGGCAAAACCGACAAACGGACCCCGTTTCCTTGAGGTTGGAATTCGATGGCCCAAAAGGTAGGCGTTGGCTTATGCGCTGGCTTCCTGCCAGAGCCTATGACAATGGGGTCTACTATGCTTTTACCAACCCCATAGGCTATGATGGAGAACATCTTAAAAATGGTAATTCAATGATTATCGATCCTTATGGAGAAATTTTGTCTGAAATAAGGTCTTTTGAGGATAACATAACCATTTCAAAAATCACTAAAGAAAAAATAAAGCTATCAGGCGGAAGAAGGTACAAAAATGCCAGAAAGCCCGAACTTTATAAGACGATAATCGGAGCAGAACATGAATCGAATACGACACCAGTCTGGATGTATAAGAAGGATTAAGTTTGTCGCCCAATGATCTTTGTTCCGTAAAAAGAACCATTTTTGGTACTACACCAACTTTATCCATTCGCTCTTTTATGGGCCTTTTTAAGGGACAGTAATTTTAACGTATTTTAGTATTTGCTTAAATACAAAAAAAGATATCTTTATACTATGGAAAATCAACCATGTATAAGACTAGAAGCGAATGCAAAACAGATAATGGACTGTAGG
Encoded here:
- the pth gene encoding aminoacyl-tRNA hydrolase, with the protein product MFHYLKSLFKVNGMLLDETDIMKKFLIVGLGNIGDEYAETRHNIGFKILDALAAKEDFTFETGKLGDIGVFKVKGRSILCLKPSTYMNRSGKAVRYWMEKENIPLDNVLILTDDIHLAFGTIRLKTKGSDGGHNGLKDIQTHLNTTEYNRLRFGVGADFGQGRQIDYVLGEWSEEEKEQLKTRYLKTTELVRSFVLSGVNRTMNQFNGT
- a CDS encoding 50S ribosomal protein L25/general stress protein Ctc; translated protein: MKSITIKGSERESVGKKATKALRNAGKVPCVIYGGDKPLHFTADELSFRDLVYTPNAHTVVVDLEDGNKFDAVMQDIQFHPVTDKILHVDFYQLFADKELTMDIPVRLLGSSPGVRNGGRLLFRKRKLSIKALPAKLPDFFDIDISKLKIGGNIAVESLLNDDFTILHPETTVVVQVKAARNAVLTDEEEEEAAAEEAAEAGNE
- a CDS encoding ribose-phosphate pyrophosphokinase; translation: MSYQVPEPKIFTCTQSAELSEKIAKSFGTGLGKVIFSRYSDGEFQPSFEESVRGTRVFIIGSTNPTSENLMELLLMLDAAKRASARHITAVMPYFGWARQDRKDKPRVPIAAKLVAKMLEAAGATRIITMDLHADQIQGFFEKPVDHLFASTLFLPYLESLNLPNLTIASPDMGGSKRAYAYSKALNCDVVICYKQRAGSNIISHMELIGDVKGKNVVLADDMVDTAGTLTKAADLMMERGAASVRAITTHALLSGDAYEKIENSHLSELIVTDSIPLKKESKKIKVISCAELFADVMHRVHHNTSISSKFLM
- a CDS encoding recombinase family protein, which produces MVIGYARVSTSEQKLESQIDLLKNNGCEIIYSDIASGTRDDRKGLNEMLKYMRKGDTILTYKNDRVFRSLKNMVQLIDRFNESGVHFKSLSEPEFNTNSANGKFLLQIFAAVAEFERNLISERTKVGLNNARKRNKLLGRPTGSNQETIEKYHYAKHLYDHMDVAIGIACIKAKISKSSFYRVERQLSK
- a CDS encoding helix-turn-helix domain-containing protein, with amino-acid sequence MQITPSPFLSNHIKHYLVLDIESDIQKNFRHFSNGHNGIVFAIKKTNFKVSSTNSTLPNNYVFGQILNNQDFIMEGALSIIIVLFQPFGLYRFTGIPSNELKGKIVDASLIFDNEVFELNERLRSECTINTIVENLNSFFLNRLNKNEDSLAPFLQNTVQHVLIKKGMVSVKQLSLYACTSERNLQRTFAGQIGISPKKFIQIIKLHSFLGLMGRKSSPDLLTRISLQAGFYDQAHLIREFKELTGLTPSAYRNAVPLAVNLISL
- a CDS encoding nitrilase family protein, with translation MEEINIAVAQFQPKDGDKTYNLSVIRKLTERAKAKGADVISFHEMSITAYTFTKDLGLEDMMGLAEEVPNGKSTQELISISQEFDVPILAGLVEKENGKLFNTYICVTKDGIVTKYRKLHPFISKYMSAGQEYCVFELFGWKCGILICYDNNVIENVRATSLLGAELIFAPHVTGCTPSAMPGRGYVEDRFWQNRQTDPVSLRLEFDGPKGRRWLMRWLPARAYDNGVYYAFTNPIGYDGEHLKNGNSMIIDPYGEILSEIRSFEDNITISKITKEKIKLSGGRRYKNARKPELYKTIIGAEHESNTTPVWMYKKD